The following coding sequences are from one Oncorhynchus tshawytscha isolate Ot180627B unplaced genomic scaffold, Otsh_v2.0 Un_contig_2847_pilon_pilon, whole genome shotgun sequence window:
- the LOC112240942 gene encoding uncharacterized protein LOC112240942 isoform X1, which produces MDRLCVDLIAFLSAVSSSQDGISAAEVELRVRPGDNITLYSNCRTTSEMYTVWFRNCSHEHQPPLVITYYNRLSSHFLNPLPRYTMFWNHYNMSYDLLIENITESDLGLYYCGTIERNMENEQRIEQTNVYHYGHVMRRLSFDARTPDVDCGLCWMLLFSLCPVSALLSCLLSFACFYSFCRTTAPTETQVPLNRTTTRGSDSREQTTVREDSDVCYATVDILQGQRRTTKMKKAQNSDFSTYSAINTSRE; this is translated from the exons GTGCTGTTTCCTCCAGTCAGGATGGgatctctgcagcagaggtagagCTGAgagtcagaccaggagacaaCATCACTCTCTATAGTAACTGTAGAACAACAAGTGAAATGTACACAGTCTGGTTCAGGAATTGTTCTCATGAGCACCAGCCTCCTCTTGTTATTACATATTATAACCGTTTGTCATCTCATTTCCTCAATCCTCTCCCTCGGTATACAATGTTCTGGAACCACTATAACATGTCCTATGATCTACTGATTGAGAACATCACTGAATCTGACCTGGGACTCTACTACTGTGGGACtatagagagaaatatggagaatGAGCAACGTATTGAACAGACAAATGTCTACCACTATGGACATGTCATGAGAAGGCTTTCATTTG ATGCCAGAACACCTGATGTAGACTGTGGTCTGTGTTGGATGTTGCTGTTCAGTCTGTGTCCTgtgtctgctctcctctcctgtctactCTCCTTTGCCTGTTTCTACTCCTTCTGCAGAACAACAG CTCCAACTGAGACTCAGGTTCCTCTGAACAGGACGACCACCAGGGGAAGTGACAGCAGAGAGCAGACTACAGTCAGA gaggACAGTGATGTGTGTTACGCCACAGTGGATATCCTTCAGGGACAGAGAAGAACAACGAAGATGAAGAAAGCCCAGAACTCTGACTTCAGTACCTACtcagccatcaataccagcagagagTGA
- the LOC121844337 gene encoding uncharacterized protein LOC121844337: protein MNTEIRSKDLVTQRPSDSLTVTIRPSDHEMDRLCVALITFLCAVSSSQDGISAAEEELRVRPGDNITLYCDCNITTGVHIIWYRNCSHKYQPPLVISTKLFSYISPPGYNVVWNPSNNSYDLLIENITESDLGLYYCGTKENQVVDDGGKGGIEQKELNHYGNITTRISLDVSPPESSSSSPPPVDCGLCWMLLFSLCPVSALLSSLLSSACVYSFCRTTAPTETQVPLNRTTTRGSDSREQTTVREEGDLCYASLDIRQGQRRPKKKKTIKNSDFSTYSAINTSRV from the exons ATGAACACGGAAATACGCAGCAAAGACCTTGTTACTCAAAGACCCAGCGACTCTCTGACAgtcaccatcagaccatcagaccacgAGATGGACAGGCTGTGTGTCGCTCTGATTACATTCTTAT GTGCTGTTTCCTCCAGTCAGGATGGgatctctgcagcagaggaggAGCTGAgagtcagaccaggagacaaCATCACTCTCTACTGTGACTGTAACATAACTACTGGAGTTCACATTATCTGGTATAGGAACTGTTCTCACAAGTACCAGCCTCCTCTAGTTATTTCAACTAAGTTGTTTAGTTACATCTCTCCCCCTGGATATAATGTGGTATGGAACCCCTCTAACAACTCCTATGATCTACTGATTGAGAACATCACTGAATCTGACCTGGGACTCTACTACTGTGGGACTAAGGAGAACCAGGTAGTGGATGATGGAGGTAAAGGAGGAATTGAACAGAAAGAGTTGAACCACTATGGAAACATCACCACTAGGATTTCACTTG ACGTCAGTCCTCCtgagtcctcctcctcctcccctcctcctgtaGACTGTGGTCTGTGTTGGATGTTGCTGTTCAGTCTGTGTCCTgtgtctgctctcctctcctctctcctctcctctgcctgtgtctactccTTCTGCAGAACAACAG CTCCAACTGAGACTCAGGTTCCTCTGAACAGGACGACCACCAGGGGAAGTGACAGCAGAGAGCAGACTACAGTCAGA gaggaaGGAGACCTGTGTTACGCCTCGTTGGATATCCGTCAGGGACAGAGGagaccaaagaagaagaagacaatcAAGAACTCTGACTTCAGTACCTACtcagccatcaataccagcagagtgtga